One segment of Humidesulfovibrio mexicanus DNA contains the following:
- a CDS encoding RNA recognition motif domain-containing protein, producing the protein MPKSIYVGNIPFSTSEDDLHSLFSQYGEVISVKFIMDRETGRFRGFGFVEMDDAAAKQAIDALNGKEISGRALRINEAQERQPRPRRDY; encoded by the coding sequence ATGCCCAAGTCCATCTACGTCGGCAACATTCCCTTCAGCACCTCCGAGGACGACCTCCACAGCCTCTTCAGCCAGTACGGCGAGGTCATCTCCGTGAAGTTCATCATGGACCGCGAAACCGGCCGTTTCCGCGGCTTCGGCTTCGTTGAGATGGACGACGCCGCCGCCAAGCAGGCCATCGACGCCCTGAACGGCAAGGAAATCAGCGGACGCGCCCTGCGCATCAACGAGGCCCAGGAGCGTCAGCCCCGTCCCCGCCGCGACTACTAG